The following nucleotide sequence is from Pseudomonas putida S13.1.2.
GCTGATCATCGGTGCCGGCGGTGCCTTCAATGACATGCTCGTGGGCAGCGGCATCGGCAAGGCACTGGCCGATGTGCTGAACCAGACGCAGCTCAACCCGATCATCCTCGCCTGGTTGATCGCCGGGATCATGCACTTTGCCGTCGGCTCGGCCACCGTCGCGATGATCAGCGCGGCCGGCATGGTAATGCCGATCCTTGGCCAGCACCCGGAATACAACCGGGAAATCCTGGTGATCGCCATCGGCGCCGGCGCCATCGGCTGGACCCACATCACCGACTCGGCGTTCTGGGTGGTGAAGGAATACCTGGGCCTTTCCCTGAGTGATGCACTGAAGAAGTTCACTGCCGCTACAGTGCTGGCCTCGGTAGTCGCCTTGTGCCTGACCCTGCTCCTTTCGAAGATTGTCTGATCTACTCTGCACATACCGCACTACAGGTGAAATCATGATTCACGGAAAAACCCTGGAAGCCTGGCAACAAAGCCACCCGATCATCGCCGAGCTGGTTGCACTAAAACAAACCAGCTGGTTCAACCCTGGCATCGCCAAGGCTGCAGAAGCCCTGCGCGACGTGGGCCTGACGGCGGCCGACGTGCAAGCCACCAGCGCGCGGCTGCAGCGGTTCGCGCCCTACCTGGCCACCGCGTTTCCCGAGACGGCAGCGGCCGGCGGGGTCATCGAGTCGCACATTACCCCGCTGCCACAGCTGCGCCAGCTGCTTGTCCAGGAGGGATCGCTGCAGAACGTGGGCAGCCTGTGGCTCAAGGCGGACAGCGACTTGCCCATCTCCGGCTCGATCAAGGCCCGGGGCGGCATCCATGAAGTGCTCAAGCACGCCGAGGACCTGGCCCTGGAAGCCGGCCTGATCACGCCAACGGATGACTACACCAAATTGGCAAGCGACCAGGCCCGCGCCTTCTTCAGCCAATACAAGATCGCCGTGGGTTCGACCGGCAATCTGGGGCTGTCGATTGGCATCATGAGCGCCAAGCTGGGCTTCCAGGTGAGCGTGCACATGTCGTCTGACGCCAGGCAATGGAAGAAGGACAAGCTGCGCGCCAACGGCGTAACAGTGGTAGAACACGCCTCTGACTACAGCGTGGCGGTCGAGCAAGGTCGCCAGCAGGCGGCTTCAGACCCCAGCTGTTACTTTGTCGACGACGAAAACTCCCCACAGCTGTTTCTCGGCTATGCCGTGGCCGCCGAACGGCTGGCGCGGCAATTCGAGCAGGCGGGTATCCAGGTGAATGCAGATCACCCGTTGTTCGTGTACCTGCCGTGCGGCGTAGGGGGCGGCCCAGGCGGTGTTGCGTTCGGGCTGAAGCTGGTATTCGGCGATGCGGTGCACTGCATCTTTGCCGAGCCCACCCATTCCCCCTGCATGCTGCTGGGTGTGTATACCGGCCTGCACGATGAAACCAGCGTGCAGGACTTCGGCATCGACAACATCACCGCCGCCGACGGCCTGGCGGTCGGGCGCCCATCAGGGTTTGTCGGCAAAGCCATGCAGCGCCTGATCGATGGTTACTACACCGTGACCGACGAAGAACTGTACCGCTTGATGGTCATCGCCCATGAGCAGGACAGGGTCAAACTGGAACCCTCTGCCCTGGCCGGCGTACCCGGTATGCTGCGGGTGCTGCAAGCAGGCGAGTACCTGGCTCGCCAGGGCTTTACCCCCACCCAGCTGCAGCAGGCTACCCACCTCGTCTGGGGAACGGGTGGCAGCATGGTGCCGGACGATGAATTCAACGCCTATCTGGCGAAAGGGCGTAGCGTGCAGGCGGCGCCGTGAAACTCAATGGCTCGCACCTGGGCAGCCTGCATGTCTTTCTGGTGGCGGCACGGCACTTGAGCTTCTCGCGTGCCGCCGATGAGCTGTGCCTGACGGCCAGTGCCGTGAGCCATCGCATCAATCGCCTGGAAGATGAGCTGGCGCTCAAGCTGTTCCACCGCATGCCGCGCAAGGTCAGCCTCACCGAAGACGGCGAGCGCCTGTTCGCGGTCATGCAACGGACCATGGATGAGTTGAGCGAGGCCGTGCAGGAACGTGCTCACGCCGAAATCGCCGGCCAGTTGACGCTGTATGTGCGCCCGTCAGTCGCACAGTGCTGGCTGGTGCCGCGGCTGGCGCAGTTCACCGCCCGCTACCCTGATATCCAGCTGGATATCAGGGTGGGCAACGAGAGCATCGATTACCGCACACGCAAGATCGACCTGGTGCTGTGTTACTCGGATGGCCATCATCCCGGGTTGCAGAGCATCCACTTGATGGACGAGCGGGTCGCCCCGGTGTGCTCCCCCCGTTACGCAGAAACCCATGCATTGACCGGTGACCTGCACCCGCTGGATCAATGCACCGCCTTGCATGACGTAGCGGCCTGGGACAACGCTGCATTCGATGCAGAATGGCAGCTCTGGGCCGACACCACAGGTGCAGGTATCAGCCTCCCGCGCCGGTTCCTCACATTCGATCGCTCCGACCTGTGCACGCTCGCCGCGCTGAATCACGTAGGCATCGCCATTGGCCGCGAACAGCTGGTCAAGGATCGCATTGCACGAGGTGAGCTGGTCTTGCCGTTCGGTGGTTTCGTCAACACTCCCAACTATGGCTATTACCTGGTCTATCCGCATCATGACCCGATGCCCAAACGCCTGCAGGTGTTGATCGACTGGCTTGTCAAAGAAGCCTGCACTGACCTGTAGGAGCGGCCTTGTGTCGCGAAGGGCTGCAAAGCAGCCCCGGCGATTTATGCATCTGTCTCGAAACCCTGGGGCTGCTTTGCAGCCCTTCGCGGCACAAGGCCGCTCCTACACAGGGGCCAGTGCGGACCGGAAGACAGCATCAGGGGCGGATGCACTGCGCGAACACCGGTTCCTGCAGATAAGCCACGT
It contains:
- a CDS encoding D-serine ammonia-lyase, translated to MIHGKTLEAWQQSHPIIAELVALKQTSWFNPGIAKAAEALRDVGLTAADVQATSARLQRFAPYLATAFPETAAAGGVIESHITPLPQLRQLLVQEGSLQNVGSLWLKADSDLPISGSIKARGGIHEVLKHAEDLALEAGLITPTDDYTKLASDQARAFFSQYKIAVGSTGNLGLSIGIMSAKLGFQVSVHMSSDARQWKKDKLRANGVTVVEHASDYSVAVEQGRQQAASDPSCYFVDDENSPQLFLGYAVAAERLARQFEQAGIQVNADHPLFVYLPCGVGGGPGGVAFGLKLVFGDAVHCIFAEPTHSPCMLLGVYTGLHDETSVQDFGIDNITAADGLAVGRPSGFVGKAMQRLIDGYYTVTDEELYRLMVIAHEQDRVKLEPSALAGVPGMLRVLQAGEYLARQGFTPTQLQQATHLVWGTGGSMVPDDEFNAYLAKGRSVQAAP
- the dsdC gene encoding DNA-binding transcriptional regulator DsdC; the protein is MKLNGSHLGSLHVFLVAARHLSFSRAADELCLTASAVSHRINRLEDELALKLFHRMPRKVSLTEDGERLFAVMQRTMDELSEAVQERAHAEIAGQLTLYVRPSVAQCWLVPRLAQFTARYPDIQLDIRVGNESIDYRTRKIDLVLCYSDGHHPGLQSIHLMDERVAPVCSPRYAETHALTGDLHPLDQCTALHDVAAWDNAAFDAEWQLWADTTGAGISLPRRFLTFDRSDLCTLAALNHVGIAIGREQLVKDRIARGELVLPFGGFVNTPNYGYYLVYPHHDPMPKRLQVLIDWLVKEACTDL